A single window of Ananas comosus cultivar F153 linkage group 19, ASM154086v1, whole genome shotgun sequence DNA harbors:
- the LOC109724542 gene encoding 60S acidic ribosomal protein P1-like, translated as MAAIGELACTYAALILHEDGIPITAEKIATIVKASNLKIDSYWPALFAKLLQKRNIDDLILSVGSGGGGAAVAVSAAPAGGAGAAAAPAAAPAAEEKKEEPKEESDDDMGFSLFD; from the exons ATGGCTGCGATCGGAGAGCTTGCCTGCACCTACGCCGCGCTCATCCTCCACGAAGATGGCATCCCAATCACG GCGGAGAAGATCGCGACCATTGTGAAGGCGTCGAACTTGAAGATCGATTCGTACTGGCCCGCGCTCTTCGCCAAGCTCCTTCAGAAGAGGAACATCGACGATCTCATCTTGAGCGTCGGATCTG gcggaggcggcgctgCAGTTGCCGTTTCCGCTGCTCCGGCCGGCGGTGCTGGTGCCGCCGCTGCTCCTGCTGCCGCCCCTGCGGCCGAGGAGAAGAAG GAGGAGCCCAAGGAAGAGAGCGACGACGATATGGGCTTCAGCTTGTTTGATtag
- the LOC109724829 gene encoding peptidyl-prolyl cis-trans isomerase FKBP16-1, chloroplastic isoform X2, protein MEGGALTTLSPIRHSSSFPRHVNKWNLKKLKIYCSGFSPEAFLKLSRRRLLSEFGALGAVISYTNPARSAPLQEAKDPDVIRYQKLSNGVKLQDILEGEGPAACEGDFVEVNYVCRRSNGYFVHSTVDQFTGESRPVVLPLDEKEIIRGLKDVLIGMKVGGKRRALIPPEVGYINENLKPIPDEFGPRRSLLSHAKETLVFEVQLLKVLH, encoded by the exons ATGGAGGGTGGTGCCCTAACAACCCTGAGCCCAATCCGCCATTCCTCCTCATTCCCAAG ACATGTGAATAAATGGAATCTGAAGAAGTTGAAGATTTACTGTAGTGGTTTTTCTCCCGAAGCATTTCTTAAATTATCTAGGAGGAGGTTGCTTTCAGAATTTGGGGCTCTAGGTGCTGTAATATCTTATACCAATCCTGCTCGTTCTGCACCGTTGCAAGAGGCAAAAGATCCTGATGTTATCCG GTATCAGAAGTTGAGTAATGGTGTAAAACTTCAAG ATATTCTTGAGGGAGAAGGTCCAGCAGCATGTGAAGGCGATTTTGTTGAAGTTAATTATGTATGCCGGCGTTCAAATGGTTATTTTGTGCATAG CACAGTTGACCAATTCACTGGTGAGAGCAGACCTGTAGTACTTCCTCTGGATGAAAAAGAG ATAATACGTGGTTTGAAAGATGTTCTAATCGGGATGAAGGTTGGAG GAAAGAGGAGAGCTCTGATACCTCCCGAAGTAGGATATATCAATGAGAACTTGAAACCTATTCCTGATGAG TTTGGTCCTCGGAGGAGCCTACTATCTCACGCAAAAGAAACGTTGGTTTTTGAGGTTCAACTCTTGAAAGTCCTTCACTGA
- the LOC109724829 gene encoding peptidyl-prolyl cis-trans isomerase FKBP16-1, chloroplastic isoform X4: MEGGALTTLSPIRHSSSFPRHVNKWNLKKLKIYCSGFSPEAFLKLSRRRLLSEFGALGAVISYTNPARSAPLQEAKDPDVIRYQKLSNGVKLQDILEGEGPAACEGDFVEVNYVCRRSNGYFVHSTVDQFTGESRPVVLPLDEKEIIRGLKDVLIGMKVGVSPSHQHSEGAFC, from the exons ATGGAGGGTGGTGCCCTAACAACCCTGAGCCCAATCCGCCATTCCTCCTCATTCCCAAG ACATGTGAATAAATGGAATCTGAAGAAGTTGAAGATTTACTGTAGTGGTTTTTCTCCCGAAGCATTTCTTAAATTATCTAGGAGGAGGTTGCTTTCAGAATTTGGGGCTCTAGGTGCTGTAATATCTTATACCAATCCTGCTCGTTCTGCACCGTTGCAAGAGGCAAAAGATCCTGATGTTATCCG GTATCAGAAGTTGAGTAATGGTGTAAAACTTCAAG ATATTCTTGAGGGAGAAGGTCCAGCAGCATGTGAAGGCGATTTTGTTGAAGTTAATTATGTATGCCGGCGTTCAAATGGTTATTTTGTGCATAG CACAGTTGACCAATTCACTGGTGAGAGCAGACCTGTAGTACTTCCTCTGGATGAAAAAGAG ATAATACGTGGTTTGAAAGATGTTCTAATCGGGATGAAGGTTGGAG tttcaCCCTCTCATCAACACAGTGAAGGAGCATTCTGCTGA
- the LOC109724829 gene encoding peptidyl-prolyl cis-trans isomerase FKBP16-1, chloroplastic isoform X1: MEGGALTTLSPIRHSSSFPRHVNKWNLKKLKIYCSGFSPEAFLKLSRRRLLSEFGALGAVISYTNPARSAPLQEAKDPDVIRYQKLSNGVKLQDILEGEGPAACEGDFVEVNYVCRRSNGYFVHSTVDQFTGESRPVVLPLDEKEIIRGLKDVLIGMKVGGKRRALIPPEFHPLINTVKEHSADSCVNKSNEVVRNHIWSSEEPTISRKRNVGF; the protein is encoded by the exons ATGGAGGGTGGTGCCCTAACAACCCTGAGCCCAATCCGCCATTCCTCCTCATTCCCAAG ACATGTGAATAAATGGAATCTGAAGAAGTTGAAGATTTACTGTAGTGGTTTTTCTCCCGAAGCATTTCTTAAATTATCTAGGAGGAGGTTGCTTTCAGAATTTGGGGCTCTAGGTGCTGTAATATCTTATACCAATCCTGCTCGTTCTGCACCGTTGCAAGAGGCAAAAGATCCTGATGTTATCCG GTATCAGAAGTTGAGTAATGGTGTAAAACTTCAAG ATATTCTTGAGGGAGAAGGTCCAGCAGCATGTGAAGGCGATTTTGTTGAAGTTAATTATGTATGCCGGCGTTCAAATGGTTATTTTGTGCATAG CACAGTTGACCAATTCACTGGTGAGAGCAGACCTGTAGTACTTCCTCTGGATGAAAAAGAG ATAATACGTGGTTTGAAAGATGTTCTAATCGGGATGAAGGTTGGAG GAAAGAGGAGAGCTCTGATACCTCCCGAA tttcaCCCTCTCATCAACACAGTGAAGGAGCATTCTGCTGATTCATGTGTAAATAAATCCAATGAAGTCGTGAGAAATCATA TTTGGTCCTCGGAGGAGCCTACTATCTCACGCAAAAGAAACGTTGGTTTTTGA
- the LOC109724829 gene encoding peptidyl-prolyl cis-trans isomerase FKBP16-1, chloroplastic isoform X3 has translation MTMITAFALNRHVNKWNLKKLKIYCSGFSPEAFLKLSRRRLLSEFGALGAVISYTNPARSAPLQEAKDPDVIRYQKLSNGVKLQDILEGEGPAACEGDFVEVNYVCRRSNGYFVHSTVDQFTGESRPVVLPLDEKEIIRGLKDVLIGMKVGGKRRALIPPEFHPLINTVKEHSADSCVNKSNEVVRNHIWSSEEPTISRKRNVGF, from the exons ATGACAATGATTACAGCTTTTGCATTGAACAGACATGTGAATAAATGGAATCTGAAGAAGTTGAAGATTTACTGTAGTGGTTTTTCTCCCGAAGCATTTCTTAAATTATCTAGGAGGAGGTTGCTTTCAGAATTTGGGGCTCTAGGTGCTGTAATATCTTATACCAATCCTGCTCGTTCTGCACCGTTGCAAGAGGCAAAAGATCCTGATGTTATCCG GTATCAGAAGTTGAGTAATGGTGTAAAACTTCAAG ATATTCTTGAGGGAGAAGGTCCAGCAGCATGTGAAGGCGATTTTGTTGAAGTTAATTATGTATGCCGGCGTTCAAATGGTTATTTTGTGCATAG CACAGTTGACCAATTCACTGGTGAGAGCAGACCTGTAGTACTTCCTCTGGATGAAAAAGAG ATAATACGTGGTTTGAAAGATGTTCTAATCGGGATGAAGGTTGGAG GAAAGAGGAGAGCTCTGATACCTCCCGAA tttcaCCCTCTCATCAACACAGTGAAGGAGCATTCTGCTGATTCATGTGTAAATAAATCCAATGAAGTCGTGAGAAATCATA TTTGGTCCTCGGAGGAGCCTACTATCTCACGCAAAAGAAACGTTGGTTTTTGA
- the LOC109725231 gene encoding protein POLYCHOME-like yields the protein YSCQNTIDQKKKKKRAHFRNLKFQPRRAAEIRSASDRNPHFPISLSPFLESLHRPSPPFSLALSRGPFPLLFLPPSRSLCVDAGTLTLEDEDEDEVDEEEEEERLGADAGDEGVDGARERSGRGGGALRRVTSPGALAAAAARRRHLLRDLATEGKENMPPWAARSRTRRSPLPKWYPRTPLRDITAIVRAIERRDRGRRRATAAQQRTREGVEVSPSPDTTSSPQEPSASNEDTAPIHTVAPSDVSNTASLTSPTEGLNSSPSPTPLSLPTSEPSLQTQSASNDPSPAVNEKLSSLIDEMQRLVMENLRRAPQAAQPCEKKSTTATQRSRVLKSMR from the exons TACAGCTGTCAAAACACCatagaccaaaaaaaaaaaaaaaaaagggctcattttcgaaatttgaaatttcaaccCCGCCGCGCCGCGGAGATCCGTTCCGCGAGTGACCGTAACCCACATTTTCCTATTTCCCTTTCTCCATTCCTCGAGTCCCTGCACCGCCCCTCGCCTCCTTTTTCACTCGCTCTCTCTCGGGGGCCATTTCCACTGCTTTTTCTACCTCCCTCTCGATCTCTTTGCGTCGATGCGGGgaccctaaccctagaagacgaagacgaagacgaagtggacgaagaagaagaagaagaaagactG GGTGCTGATGCTGGAGACGAGGGAGTTGATGGTGCGAGGGAGAGGAGCGGCCGCGGTGGGGGAGCTCTCCGGCGGGTGACGTCTCCCGGAGctttggcggcggcggcggcgaggagaCGGCATTTGCTGCGTGACTTGGCGACGGAAGGCAAGGAGAACATGCCGCCTTGGGCCGCCCGGTCCCGGACGAGGAGGAGCCCCCTCCCCAAGTGGTACCCGAGGACGCCGCTTCGCGATATTACGGCCATCGTCAGG GCTATCGAGAGGCGGGACAGGGGTCGCAGAAGGGCCACTGCAGCTCAGCAGAGGACCCGCGAGGGAGTTGAAGTTTCTCCTTCACCAGACACAACCTCTTCACCACAGGAACCAAGTGCTTCTAATGAGGACACGGCACCGATTCATACCGTCGCCCCTTCCGATGTTTCTAATACTGCCTCTTTAACTTCTCCAACTGAGGGCCTTAACAGCTCTCCCTCTCCCACTCCCCTCTCCCTCCCTACCAGTGAACCCTCTCTGCAGACCCAATCTGCTTCAAATGACCCGAGCCCAGCAGTCAATGAGAAACTATCAAGCTTGATTGACGAGATGCAGAGGCTTGTAATGGAGAATCTGAGGCGCGCCCCGCAGGCCGCACAGCCTTGCGAGAAGAAGAGTACTACTGCTACACAGAGATCGAGAGTTCTCAAGTCGATGCGATGA
- the LOC109725232 gene encoding uncharacterized protein LOC109725232 has product MEDIPIVREFQDVFPANLPGMPPDREIEFVVPLLTSLKISSMLEKITSLKVQSNIVSSEIHSLNFDPSCPYQLAFYLDDGWSGVLNINTLTITHMHCPPPAWLEGVDMSLSRSTRKPSWLPTCSIYAVGSLSGAGIYLLDFRPNANSACHVDFDEEQESNSKGHIGTIQNKFVPASQNVVACATHPLNGTLISGTKVRLYKSILSR; this is encoded by the exons atggAGGATATCCCGAtagtgcgggagtttcaggatgtgtttccagctaaCCTACCAGGTATGCCACcggatagggagatcgagtttgtg GTACCCCTTTTGACATCATTGAAGATATCATCAATGTTGGAGAAGATTACATCCTTGAAG GTGCAATCGAACATAGTTTCGAGCGAAATTCACTCACTAAATTTTGACCCATCTTGCCCTTACCAATTGGCGTTCTATCTTGATGATGGCTG GTCTGGTGTGCTCAACATCAATACTCTTACAATAACACACATGCACTGCCCTCCTCCTGCTTGGTT GGAAGGTGTGGATATGTCACTGTCCCGAAGCACAAGAAAACCATCTTGGCTCCCAACGTGCTCG ATCTATGCAGTCGGATCTTTGAGTGGTGCTGGAATATATCTTTTGGATTTCCGGCCTAATGCAAACTCAGCATGCCATGTCGACTTCGA TGAGGAACAAGAGAGCAATTCGAAGGGTCACATAGGAACAATTCAAAACAAGTTTGTTCCTGCATCTCAAAATGTGGTAGCTTGTGCTACTCACCCCCTTAATGGCACCCTAATTTCTGGAACTAAGGTCAGGCTCTACAAATCTATACTATCAAGATAA